The Opitutales bacterium ASA1 genome window below encodes:
- a CDS encoding aldo/keto reductase has product MNNGSCFIGVAPDRAAGLRARVRLSGGVEMPWLGLGVFQMGSDAETARCVETAIRAGYRSIDTASVYGNERGVGAGIRAAGVPREEIFVTTKVWNDDVRAGRVEAAFAESLERLGLDYVDLYLLHWPIRGRIVEAWRAMQELHADGRARAIGVSNFLEGDLEEVFALGGVTPTVNQIEFHPYLQSPELVAFCRARDVQVEAWSPLMQAGAILRNPVLEGIARRLGRTVAQVVLRWNVQGGVVTIPKSVREARMIENSDVFGFELSDDDMAAIGGLDQGRRCGPDPANFAF; this is encoded by the coding sequence ATGAACAACGGATCGTGTTTTATCGGAGTCGCTCCGGATCGTGCGGCGGGTTTGCGGGCTCGCGTGCGTTTGAGTGGTGGCGTCGAGATGCCGTGGCTGGGGCTCGGGGTGTTTCAGATGGGCTCCGACGCCGAGACGGCGCGGTGCGTGGAGACGGCCATCCGGGCGGGCTACCGGAGCATCGACACGGCGTCGGTCTACGGAAACGAGCGTGGCGTCGGTGCCGGAATTCGTGCGGCGGGCGTGCCGCGCGAGGAGATCTTCGTCACGACCAAGGTGTGGAACGACGACGTGCGCGCCGGGCGCGTCGAGGCGGCGTTCGCGGAGAGTCTCGAGCGGCTCGGCTTGGACTACGTGGATCTGTACTTGCTGCATTGGCCGATCCGGGGGCGCATTGTGGAGGCATGGCGTGCGATGCAGGAGCTCCACGCCGACGGGCGCGCACGGGCGATCGGCGTGAGCAACTTTCTCGAGGGCGATCTCGAGGAGGTGTTCGCGTTGGGCGGAGTGACGCCGACGGTGAACCAGATCGAGTTTCACCCGTACCTGCAGAGTCCGGAGCTCGTGGCTTTTTGCCGTGCGCGTGATGTGCAAGTCGAGGCTTGGAGTCCGCTCATGCAGGCGGGCGCGATCCTGCGTAACCCGGTGCTCGAGGGCATCGCACGGCGGCTCGGGCGCACGGTCGCGCAGGTCGTGTTGCGGTGGAACGTGCAGGGCGGTGTCGTGACCATCCCGAAGTCCGTGCGCGAGGCGCGGATGATCGAGAACTCGGATGTCTTCGGCTTCGAACTGTCGGACGACGACATGGCTGCGATCGGTGGTCTCGACCAAGGACGACGTTGCGGACCGGATCCGGCGAACTTTGCGTTCTGA
- a CDS encoding LamG domain-containing protein, whose amino-acid sequence MHPVVLLACACAASLFVSACRPSAPAIREVGSSTVWTLVDTTPVPDVRTEVLGTPTPVEIDGVRALRFDGVDDALVLHTNPIAGMDAFTIEMLVRPDTGGPFEQRFLHIAAADDHRMLFELRMPPDGSWYLDTFLRAVSSSRTLIDPTKLHPPERWTWVAMTYADGRAEHFVEGTSELADSVDFVPMPGGATSIGMRMNRVSWFRGAIAEVRFHRGVLPPEALQRSRPPGAD is encoded by the coding sequence ATGCACCCCGTTGTCCTTCTCGCGTGCGCATGCGCGGCGTCACTGTTCGTCTCCGCCTGTCGCCCATCCGCTCCGGCCATCCGCGAGGTCGGTTCCTCCACGGTCTGGACACTCGTCGACACGACTCCCGTGCCCGACGTCCGCACCGAGGTCCTCGGCACGCCTACCCCCGTCGAGATCGACGGCGTCCGCGCGCTGCGCTTCGACGGCGTCGACGACGCCCTCGTGCTCCACACCAATCCCATCGCCGGGATGGACGCGTTCACGATCGAGATGCTCGTGCGACCCGACACCGGCGGACCGTTCGAACAACGTTTTCTCCACATCGCCGCAGCGGACGATCACCGCATGCTCTTCGAGCTGCGCATGCCGCCCGACGGTAGTTGGTACCTGGATACGTTTCTCCGTGCCGTGTCTTCGTCCCGGACGCTCATCGATCCCACGAAACTTCATCCTCCCGAGCGTTGGACATGGGTCGCGATGACCTACGCCGACGGACGCGCCGAACACTTCGTGGAGGGCACGAGCGAACTCGCTGACTCCGTCGACTTCGTACCCATGCCCGGCGGCGCGACCTCGATCGGCATGCGCATGAACCGCGTCTCGTGGTTCCGCGGCGCGATCGCCGAAGTACGTTTCCACCGCGGGGTGCTCCCCCCCGAAGCGCTGCAGCGCTCGCGCCCACCCGGGGCCGACTAA